The sequence TTTGGAGTTCAGTTAAGAATAACATTTACGTAGTTATCGCATCTGTTTTGGGCCAAATTCCAATTGCGTTATTCATTGCCCTTCTATTAAATAGAAAACTAAAAGGTGTTAGGATTTTTAGAACAATTGGCTTTTTACCGGTTGTTTTGTCTACAGTTGTTATTTCTTTAACTTGGAGTCTTATTTATAACTCTAAAAATGGGATGCTTAATGAATTATTACGAACTGTTGGGTTGGATGGATTGACTCAAAATTGGTTAGGCGATACGAAATGGACTATGGTTGCAGTTCTAATAACAATCATTTGGCAATTTATTGGGCTTTACTTAATTATATTCCTGGCGGCCTTACAAAACGTTCCAGAGGAAGTATTAGAAGCAGCAAAAATGGATGGTGCCTCAGAATGGGTAACTACATTTAAAATTACAATACCAATGATTTGGAGTACGATTATCGTTGCAGTGATTTTATGTATATCGGGTAGTTTGAAAACATTCGATCTTATTTATGTAATGACGAATGGTGGTCCGGCACATTCTACAGAAGTTATGGCGTTATATATGTTTAATGAGACATTTAGCAAACTAAATTACGGATATGGTAGTGCTGTTTCGGTATTTATATTTTTCTTCAGTCTTATTTTAATATTTATCACTACAAAATTATTAAAAGGTAAAATGATATAAGGGGAGGAGTTATCATGGAAGCGATTGTAAAGTCCGAAAAAGATACAAGGAAAAAGAAATCGACCAATAAGAAAAAATGGACAAAAAACACCATTATTTACTTAATACTAGGTAT comes from Sporosarcina sp. FSL K6-3457 and encodes:
- a CDS encoding carbohydrate ABC transporter permease — translated: MHLTKKSKVAIIIGILPALFLYILFAIVPIIQSFYYSLMEWNGISDMTFIGFDNFKKLFQEPLFWSSVKNNIYVVIASVLGQIPIALFIALLLNRKLKGVRIFRTIGFLPVVLSTVVISLTWSLIYNSKNGMLNELLRTVGLDGLTQNWLGDTKWTMVAVLITIIWQFIGLYLIIFLAALQNVPEEVLEAAKMDGASEWVTTFKITIPMIWSTIIVAVILCISGSLKTFDLIYVMTNGGPAHSTEVMALYMFNETFSKLNYGYGSAVSVFIFFFSLILIFITTKLLKGKMI